The genome window AGCGCGCTGAGGCCGAGGATGCAGCGGCATCGGGATTCGCGGCGACCGCCTGCATCCACCCGAGTCAGATCGCGGCGATCCGAGACGCCTACGCACCCGCAGCGGATGCTCTCGAGTGGGCGCGGGCCGTGCTCGACGCGGCCGAGTCCGAGCGCGGCGTCTTCCGCTTCCACGGACGGATGATCGATGAACCGGTCCTTCGGCATGCTCGTTCGCTGCTCTCCCGAGCGCGCTGAGGCGGCTCGGGGCGACGCGCGGCCCCTCGGCCAGCCAGTCAGATGAGGACGGACTGATCCAGCAGTCGCAGCATCCCCGGCGCCGCCTCGAAGCGGTAGGCGGATCCGTTGACGATCGGTTCACCGTCACGGGGAAGAGTGCCACCGGACACGTGCGAGATGAGCGAGCGGATCACGCCGCCATGGGCGACGACGATCACGGATTCGGCGACGGGCGTCGAGCGCCGACGAGAATCACGGGCGATCGCGTCCAGAGCACCCATCGCCCGCGCGGCCACCTCATCGAGCGTCTCCGCTCCGGGTACCGGTGCCAGCCAGTCGCCGTAAGTCCTCATGTACTCGGAGACGAGCATCCCCTCTCCTTCGCCGAACTCGCGTTCCCGGATGTCCGGCACCAGCACGGGTGCGCTGAGGCCGAGCTGCGCCGCGATGATCTCGGCGGTCTCACGCGCGCGCAGAAGTGGACTGCTGTAGATCGCATGATGCGTGGTCCCCTCGAGACGCTCTGCGGCTGTCCGCGCATCGGCGCGGCCCGTCTCGTTCAGCGGGATGTCGGTCGAGCCCTGGATCCGGCGAGCGAGGTTCCAGTCGGTCTGGCCATGGCGGACGAGGGTGAGCAGGGTCATTCGAGAAGCTCCTGGATGGCGGGGAGCACGTCGCTGGTGCCCGCGGCGATGGTGACATCGGCCCAGACATCCGCGCGCGTCGGCTCGCGATTGATGATGATGAGGGGGATGCTGCGGCGGCGCGCGCGTTCGACGAGCCGGACCCCGGAGTTCACGACCAGCGAGGATCCGGCGACGATCATCGCGTCACTCGCACGGAGCAGCGATTCCGCGGCCTTGAAGCGATCCTGGGGGACGTACTCGCCGAAGAACACCACATCAGGCTTCAACATCCCCGCGCACACCGTGCAGACCGGGACGATGAAGCCGTCAGTGCTCTCGGGCAGCACGTCGCCGTCGGGGGCCAACGCGACGTTCTCGGGAACGGTGATCCAGGGATTGCGCTCTTCGATCTGCACCGCGATGTCGCGGCGGTCGAACACCTGGCCGCACTTGAGGCACAGCACCCTGCGCATCGTGCCGTGCACCTCGATGACGTGCGAGCTGCCTGCGCGCAGATGCAGGCCGTCGACGTTCTGCGTGATGACGCCGCTGACCTGGCCGGACGACTCCATCGCCGCGAGCGAGAGATGCCCGGGATTCGGTTCCGCTCTGGCGAAGGCGCGCCATCCGAGGTGCCCACCGACCCAGTAGCGACGCCGAGCGGCTTCGTCCGCCAGATACCGCTGGATGGTCATCGGGTCGGACCGGTTGCGAGAGCCCTCGCCGCGATAGGCGGGGATCCCGGAATCCGTCGAGATGCCCGCTCCGGTGAGCAGTGCGATCTTCCGTCCTCGAAGGAGTTCGGCGGTGCGAGCGATGGTGGCCGACAGCTCGACCGGACTCGATGCGCTCACAGGACCTCCTCCTGCGAGTCTACGGCGTGACGGATGACCGAGGCTTCGCCGCCGATCGCGAGGAGGGCGGAGCGGGCGATGGCAGACTGGGGCGCGTGGAACTTGTGCGCGTGACGAATCCGGACGATCGACGACTCGACGACTACCGCGCGCTCACAGACACGGCGCTCCGCGCTGTGAGCGACCCCGCCGGCGGGCTGTACATCGCTGAGTCGACCAAGGTGATCGCCCGCGCCGTCGCCGCAGGTCATCGTCCGCGCTCCGTCCTCGTTCAAGAGCGTCGAGTGGACGACATCAGAGCGATCGTCGGCGATCTCGATGTGCCGGTGTACGTGGTCCCCGACGAGGTGGCCGAAGCGGTCACCGGTTTTGCCGTGCATCGCGGCACGATCGCCTCGATGCATCGCCCGGAGCTGCCGACCGTGCGTGAGGTGATCGACGGCGCGACCCTGGTGCTGATCCTCGAGAACGTCGGAGACCACACCAACGTCGGCGCAGCCTTCCGGGCGGCGGCCGGGCTGGGCGCGGATGCGGTGCTGGTGTCGCCCGGGGGAGCGGACCCGCTGTACCGGCGCAGCGTGCGCGTCAGCATGGGGACGGTGTTCCAGGTGCCGTGGACCCGCATCACGGACTGGGAGTCGGCGGTCGCGGACCTTCATGCGGAGGGTTTCGACGTCGCAGCTCTCGCTCTGCGCGATGATGCCGTGACGCTCGACGCCTATGTCGCCGACCGCCCGGAACGCGTCGCGGTCGTGATGGGAGCGGAAGGCGACGGGCTCTCCCGCACTGCCCTCGAGATCGCTGACACGGTCGTGACCATCCCCATGTCCGGCGGCGTGGATTCGTTGAACGTCGCGTCGGCCGCGGCGGTGGCGCTGTGGGCGCTCACCTCGCGCTGACCCTCGAGGACGGCGGTCAGTCGAGGCCGGGGAACACGACCGGCGACGGCTCCGGACGCTTCGCCACGATGTGATCGCCTGAGGACTCGTGCCGCAGACGCCGCAGGACCCATGGCACGAGGTGCTCGCGCGCCCAACCCAGATCCTCGGAGCGTGCCTCCCGCCAGGTGCGGACCGGCAACGGCTCCGGCTGCATCGATTCGAGTTCGTTGGGAACGTTGAGTGCGCGGAGCGCCATCCTTGCGATCTCGTGATGCCCGAGCGGGTTGTAGTGCAGGCGATCATCGTCGAAGAAGCGCATGTCCTGTACGACCTTGAGCGCCCACTGGTCCGCGACGATGCAATCGTGGCGCTCGGCGATCGCGCGGATGTTCTCGTTGTAGATCGCGACCTTGCCGCGGAAAGCTCGGAAGACGGGGGTGAAGGCCGTGTCGACGCCGGTGAAGAGCAGCACGGCAGCACCGGTGGAGGAGAGCCGCGCGACGGCATCCTCGAGCTGGACCGCGATGGCGTCCGGATCGGTGCCGGGGCGGATCACGTCGTTTCCGCCGGCGCAGATCGAGATGAGGTCGGGATGCAGCTCGATCGCCGGTTCGATCTGGTCGCGCACGATCTGGGAGATGAGCTTGCCGCGCACCGCGAGGTTCGCGTAGGCGAAGTCGTCGACCTGCTGCGACAGCACCTCGGCGACGCGGTCTGCCCAGCCCCGATGATTACCGGGGTGGGAGGGATCGGGGTCCCCGATGCCCTCGGTGAACGAATCGCCGATCGCGACGAAACGTCGCCACGGGTGCGCGCTCTCATTGTCGAGATGCGGGGTCCGGGTCGAATCCTGGTCTGTCATCCAGCTCTCCTTCGCGAACAGACGCAGCACATCGATGGCGGCTGCGCAGTGATCGAGCCTACTCGGGTGCGAGCATCCTCGGCGAGGACGCGCGCGGGGGAGACCGTCAGCGTGCCGAGTGTCCGTGCCAGCGATTATCGTTGTCTCGATGCTCTCTCCGTCCTTCCCACAGCGCGCCCCGTGGGGCACCGCCAACAAGCTGCGCGCCTGGCAGCAGGAGGCCCTCGAGCAGTACTTCCAGGCCGACCAGCGGGACTTCCTCGTGGCCGCGACGCCCGGCGCCGGAAAGACGACGTTCGCCCTCACCCTCGCTGTCGAGCTCATGCGCATGGGAGAGGTGAACCGCATCATCGTCGTGGCCCCCACCGAGCACCTCAAGACGCAATGGGCCGATGCCGCGGCACGCGTGCACATCCGACTCGATCCCCGGTTCCGCAACAGCGACTGGGCTCCGGCGCGGCACTATCACGGCGCGGTGGTGACGTACGCTCAGGTCGCCGCCAAATCGTCGGTCCACCGGCATCTCACCGAGGATGCGAAGACGCTCGTGGTCCTCGACGAGGTGCACCACGGCGGCGACGCGCTCAGCTGGGGCGACGCCATCCGCGACGCCTACGGGCCGGCGAAACGCCGTCTGCTTCTCTCGGGAACTCCGTTCCGAAGCGACACCGCACCCATCCCGTTCGTCGAGTACCACCCTGACGAATCCGGTGCGCGGATCTCCCGCACCGACTACAACTACGGCTACGGGCGCGCTCTCGCCGACGGTGTCGTCCGCCCCGTGCTGTTCCACATGTACGCGGGCAAGATGCGCTGGCGCACGAGCACCGGCGATGAGCTCGAGACCCACCTCGGGCAGGACAACACCAAAGACGTCACGTCGCAGGCCTGGCGAACCGCGCTCGACCCCGAGGGGGAGTGGATGCCGGCGGTGCTGTCCGCCGCCGACCGCCGCCTCACCGAGATCCGCAATCATGTGCCGGATGCCGGCGGACTCGTGCTGGCCACGGATCAGACCGTCGCCCGCGCGTACGCCAAGATCCTCCACAGCATCACAGGTCAGCGGCCCACCGTGGTGCTCTCCGACGATGCGACCGCATCGGAGCGCATCGAGAAGTTCAGTGCCAGCGACGATCGCTGGATGGTCGCGGTGCGAATGGTGTCCGAGGGCGTCGATGTCCCTCGCCTCGCGGTGGGCGTATACGCGACCTCGTCCTCGACTCCGCTGTTCTTCGCCCAGGCGATCGGTCGCTTTGTCCGCGCCCGGCGCCGCGGCGAGGCGGCGAGCGTGTTCCTGCCCCAGGTCCCGGTGCTCATGGGGCTCGCGAACGAGATGGACAAGCAGCGCGAGCACGCTCTCGACCGGCAGTCGAAGGACGACGACGGCCTCGAGGACTCCTTGCTCGAAGCCGCGAACCGCGAGGAAGAGACGTCAGACGCGCTGACCCAGGAGTTCAGCTATCAGGCGCTGTCTTCGGTGGCCCACTTCGACCGCGTCGTGTTCGAGGGGCAGGAGTTCGGCCAGCTCGCCGAACCCGGAACGCCCGAGGAGGAGGAGTTCATCGGCTTCCCCGGACTCCTCGAACCCGAGCACGTGCATGAGCTGCTCATGCAGCGACAGGCGCGGCAGTCCCGCCTGCGTGAAGTGCGCGAGGCCGAGGCGGGGCCTGCCGAGACGACGACGCTTCCCCCGCCGCTGCACCGCACCCTGCGCGAGCAGCGGCAGCTCCTGAACAGCCTTGTGGGGCTTTACGCCAGGCAGAAGGGCGAGCCGCACGGGTCGGTCCACGCAGAGCTGCGGCGCATCTGCGGCGGCCCCGCCGTCGCGCAGGCGACGGTCACGCAGCTGCAGTCGCGCATCGAAGTACTGCGCAAGCGCGTCCGCACCTGACGCCGGACCGTTTCGGCACCGGGAAAACGCCCGGTTCGGATTCCCGAAAAGCTGGCAATCACGGCCTCCGTGACGATGCTGAGGCCGCCCGAAGCTAGCGTTGAACGGTTGCCCCGTTCGGGGGCTCCATCGATCAGGAGACGTCATGACAGCCCCCGCTGCCGCCGAGCCCGCCGCTGCAGAACCCACCCCCGCAGACCGCCGCCGCTGGGCCCGCTACCTCGTCGAGGAGCGTGCCGAGGGCATGATCTACCAGAACCTCGCGAATCGACGCACTGGCGAGGAACGTGAGATCCTCCTCAGCCTCGCCGACGCCGAACGTCGGCATGAGCAGCACTGGCTCGACCTGCTCGGCACTGAGCCTTCGAGGCTTCCCCGAGCCGGTATCCGCTCCCGCCTCCTCGGCTGGATGGCCGGTCGCTTCGGTTCGATCTTCGTGCTGGCTCTCGCTCAGAACGCCGAGGCGCGCTCTCCCTACGACTCGGAGCAGTACGCGACACCCGCGATGCGCGCCGACGAGAAAGTCCACTACGAGGTCGTGCGCGGCCTCGCCGCACGAGGCAGGCGGCGGCTGTCCGGGTCGTTCCGTGCGGCCGTGTTCGGCGCGAACGACGGTCTGGTCAGCAACCTCGCCCTCGTGCTCGGCATCGGGGCCACCGGCGTGAGCTCCGGGTTCGTGCTCTTCAGCGGGATTGCCGGTCTGCTCGCGGGCGCACTGTCGATGGGAGCGGGGGAGTTCGTGTCGGTGCGGTCGCAGCGGGAGCTTCTGGCGGCCACCGAGGCCAACGAGAATGCGGCTGCATCCGCGGCTGACCTCGACATCGACGAGAACGAGCTGGCACTCGTGTATCGCGCTCGGGGGATAGGCCAGGAAGAGGCTCTCGCCCGCGCGGGACGCATCGTCGCTGCAGCCCGAGCGGGCGTCGAACGCACCACGACCGGTCCCGTCAGCATCCACGCGGGCGATGATCACGAGATCGTCGGCAGCGACTGGACGGCGGCGATCTCGAGCTTCCTGCTGTTCGCCTCCGGAGCGATCATCCCTGTGCTGCCCTGGATCTTCGGTCTGGACGGCGCCACGGCCGTCATCGTCGCGCTGGTTCTCGTCGGAGTCGCCTTGCTGACCACCGGCGCCATGGTCGGAATCCTGTCGGGCGGACCGCCCCTGCGTCGGGCCCTGCGGCAGCTCGCGATCGGCTTCGGAGCCGCGGCGATCACGTACGTGCTCGGCCTGGTGTTCGGAGTGGGAGCGGCCTGAATCGAGCAGGCATCCGAGACATCAGGATGCGGGGCGGGCTCCGGGCGGAGTTCCGCCCCGAGCAGCCTGGAGGCGTATGGTTCTCCGGGAATGAAGAAGGCCCCGGATATCGTGAGATACCCGGGGCCTGTCTGTGCGCGGAGGGGGACTTGAACCCCCACGCCCTTACGGGCACTACGACCTCAACGTAGCGCGTCTACCATTCCGCCACCCGCGCAGGTGTTGGATGTTCGTTGCCGAACGAAGATTTACATTAGCACGAGCTTCGAGGCTCCCTGAAACCGACGGCGACGCCCGGGCGCGCCACGGCGTTTCGATAGCCTGGGCACATGACCGATCCGTCCCTTCCCGAGGTCGTTCGCATCGCGAGCGACCTGATCCGCTTCGACACCTCCAACTTCGGGGGAGGCAATGCGAAGGGCGAGCGCGAAGCCGCCGAGTACGTGGGCGCGTATCTGGAGGAGCTGGGCCTCGAGGTCGAGTACTACGAACCGATCCCGCGGCGCACGAATGTGATGGCGCGGGTCCCCGGCCGGGATCCGAGCAGACCGGCTCTGGTCGTCCACGGGCACCTCGACGTCGTTCCGGCGATGGCCGAGGACTGGACCGTCGATCCGTTCGCCGGGATCGTCAAGGACGGGATGCTGTGGGGTCGCGGAGCTGTCGACATGAAGAACATGAACGCGATGATCCTCACTGCCGTCGCCGACATCCTCCGAGCGGGGGAGCAGCCCGAGCGAGACCTCGTTCTGGCGTTCTTCGCCGACGAGGAGAACGGCGGGGTCGAGGGTTCGGCTTTGGTCGTGCAGAACAAGCCCGAGTGGTTCGACGGCGCCACTGAGGCGATCAGCGAGGTCGGCGGGTACTCGATCACCGTCGATGACCGCCGCGCCTATCTGCTGCAGGTGGGCGAGAAGGCGCTGATCTGGATCCGTCTCGTCGCGAAGGGGCGTGCCGGTCACGGAAGCCGCCTGCACGACGACAACGCCGTCACGAAGCTCGCGGAGGCCGTCGCGGCCATCGGACGGACCCGGTGGCCGCTCCGGCTCACGGCGACCACCGAAGCTCTGCTGCAGGGTCTCAGTGACCTCACCGGACGCTCGGTGGACGACCCGGATGCACTGGCTTCCGCAGCAGGCCCTGCGGAGGCGTTCCTGCGTTCGTCGTTCCGCACCACCACGAACCCCACGGCTCTCACCGCCGGTTACAAGCACAACGTGATCCCCGAGCGCGCGGAGGCACTGATCGACGTGCGCGTCATCCCCGGGACAGAGGACGACGTGCTCGCCGAACTGCAGCAGATCGTCGGAGACGAGATCGAGATCGAGATCGTCGTGCGTGACATCGGCATGGAGACGCCTTTCGCGGGAGAACTGGTCGATGCGATGGTCGCGAGCCTCGGTCGTCACGACCCCGGGGTGCCGGTGATCCCGTATCTGCTGGGAGCGGGCACGGACAACAAGGCGCTCGCGTACCTGGACATCACCGGATACGGTTTCGCTCCGCTGCAGCTTCCTGCAGACCTCGACTTCACGGGCATGTTCCACGGAGTCGATGAGCGCGTACCCGTAGAATCGCTTGTCTTCGGTCAGCGGGTGCTGGCCGATCTGCTGCGCACGTACTGAGCCTTCGGCTCGACGTCCGCGCACCACGATTCAGAAAGCTCCTCCATGCACCTGCTCGAAGCGCTCATCCTCGGCATCGTCCAGGGACTCACCGAGTTCCTCCCGATCTCCTCCAGCGCCCATCTGCGCATCCTCGGCACGTTCCTGCCCTCGGGTGAGGACCCGGGAGCTGCGTTCACTGCGATCACCCAGATCGGCACCGAGGCGGCGGTCGTGGTGTTCTTCTGGCGCGACATCGTGCGCATCATCGCGCAGTGGTTCCGCTCTCTGACCGGACGGGTTCCGCGCAGCGATCCCGATGCCCGCATGGGGTGGATGATCATCATCGGCAGCATCCCGATCGTGGTGCTCGGGCTGCTCTTCCAGGACCAGATCGAGACCGTCTTCCGGTCGCTGTGGATCGTCGCGATCATGCTGATCCTCTTCGGCATCCTGCTCGGGGTCGCCGACCACGTCGGCGCCAAGCGCCGCAAGCTCGACCAGCTGACGTACCCGCACGGCATCGCCTACGGGTTCGCGCAGGCGCTCGCGCTGATCCCCGGTGTCTCCCGCTCGGGCGGAACGATCACGATGGGGCTGTTCCTCGGCTATGAGCGCGCCGCTGCCGCTCGCTACGCGTTCCTGCTCGCGATCCCCGCGGTCTTCGGAAGCGGCTTCTACCAGGTGTTCAAGAGCTGGGACGAGCCGTCGTTCTTCTCGTTCGGCGACACGCTGGCAGCGACCGGCATCGCGTTCGTCGTGGCGCTCGGAGTCATCGCCTTCTTCATGAACTACATCTCGAAGCGCAGCTTCCTGCCGTTCGTGATCTACCGCATCCTGCTCGGAACCGTCCTCCTGGTGCTGCTCGGCACGGGCGTCATCGCCGCCTGAGCGGGGATCGCGTGCGGACGAACGTCCAGGGACTAGCGCTTGTGGTCTCCGGGGCCGTCGCCGCGGCGCTTGAGGTAGCGCTCGAAGGCCTGGGCGATCGCGTCGCCTGAGGCATCGGGGGAGTCCCACGTGTCCCTGGTGCGCTCGAGCTGCTGGATGTACTCCGTCATGTCCTCGTCGTCCGCGGCTGCGGCATCGATCGAAGCCTCCCACGCCGCGGCCTCGGTGCGCAGGTGATCGCGCGGCACGTCGACTCCGGTCAGTTCCTCGAGCCGGTCGAGCAGCGCGAGGGTCACCTTGGGTGACGGCGTGGCCGAGGCGACGTAGTGCGGCACGCTCGCCCACAGGCTCGCGGTCGGGATACCGGCGCTCTCGGCGAAGTGCTCGATGACGCTCAGGATCCCGACGGGGCCCTCGTAAAGGGACCGTTCGAGCCCGTGGGCTTCGCGGACCTGCTCGTTCTGGCTCGAGGCGAAGATCGAGATCGGCCGAGTGTGGGGGACGTCCGACAGCATCGCACCGAGCGTCACGAAACCGGTGATGTCGTCGCGGAGCGCGATGTCGATGAACTCCGAGGCGAACGACTGCCACGTGCGTGCCGGCTCGACACCGGTCAGCACCCAGAACTCCGGACCTGGACCGGGGTCGCGTGGACGCCACAGGCCGGCCTCCGGCCAGGTGAGCTGACGACGCCCCTCGGCATCCATCTTCGTCGCCGGGCGCGTGTACTGGTAGTCGAAGTACAGCTCGGGATCGATCGAGTGCACGAGGTCGTAGTCGGTGGTCTCGCGCAATGCGGCGATCGCGCCGCTCGCAGCCTCACCCGCGTCGTTCCAGCCGTCGAAGGCGACGATGACGATGCGTGAACCGAGGACATCCATCATGGGCTCCCTTCGCGATATCCGGATCGGTATCCCTCCAGGCTAGTCCGACTGCGCGGGGAGGGCGCGGAGCCACGGCTAACATGGTTCAGTGAGCAGACAGCCCCGCGCGATCCTCTGGGACATGGACGGAACACTCGTCGACACCGAACCGTATTGGATGGCTGCAGAGACGGCGCTGGTCGAGTCCTTCGGGGGCTCGTGGAGCCACGAGGACGCACTCCAGCTCGTCGGCAACGGTCTGATCGACAGTGCGATCATCCTCCAGAACGCCGGCGTCGACATGGATGCCGAGGCCATCGTCGCGCTTCTCACCGACGGGGTGCAGGAGGCACTGCGCACTCAGGGCGTGCCGTTCCGTCCGGGGGCGCGCGAGCTGCTGCAGGACCTGCGATCGGCGGGGATCCCGACCGGGCTCGTGACCATGTCCCTCCGCCGGATGGCTCTCAGCGTCGTCGACCTGATCGAGTTCGACGCGTTCGACATCGTCGTGGCCGGGGACGACGTGACCAACCCCAAACCGCATCCGGAGCCGTACCTGCACGCGGCAGGACTCCTCGAGATCGACATCGCCGACGCCGTCGTCATCGAGGACTCGCCGACGGGGCTCCGTGCCGGAATCGCCTCCGGCGCCGTGGCGCTCGGGGTCCCGCACATCGTGCCGCTCGATCATGTCGGAGCACACGAGCTCTGGTCCACTCTCGAGGGCCGCACTGCCGTAGACCTGATCGACCTGTTCGATCGCAAGAACTCCATGACGGGAGCCACCCGATGACCACCACCACCTCACCGCGGCCGAGTGGGCCGTTCCGAGAGGGCGACCGGGTGCAGCTGACCGGGCCCAAGGGTCGTCTGCACACCGTGACCCTCCGCGAGGACGGCGAACTCCACACCCACCAGGGCGTCCTGAAGCACCGCGACCTCATCGGCCTTCCCGACGGCTCCGTCGTGGCGAACAGCTCGGGGCACGATTACCTCGCGCTGCGTCCGCTGCTGCGCGACTTCGCGATGTCCATGCCCCGCGGTGCGGCGATCGTCTACCCGAAGGATGCGGCGCAGATCGTCATGCAGGCCGACATCTTCCCGGGCGCCGTCGTCGTCGAAGCCGGAGTGGGCTCAGGAGCGCTGTCGCTGTCGCTGCTCCGCGCGATCGGACCCGCCGGACGTCTGGTGTCGTTCGAGCGACGTGAGGACTTCGCGCAGGTCGCGCGCGGCAACGTCGAGACGTTCTTCGGCGCGACCCCCGACACCTGGGACGTCGTCGTCGGAGATCTGGCCGAAGCTCTGCCCGGCGAGTTCCCGGCGGGCTCGGTCGATCGGGTCGTGCTCGACATGCTGGCTCCGTGGGAGTGCATGGACGTCGTCGCCGACGCACTGACGCCCGGCGGGGTCGTGCTCTGCTACGTCGCCACCGCCACCCAGCTGTCGCGCGTCGCGGAGTACATCCGCAGCACGGGGCTGTTCACCGACCCTGAAGCCTCCGAGACGATGGTGCGCGGCTGGCACGTCGAAGGTCTGGCCGTGCGACCGGACCACCGCATGGTGGCGCATACGGGCTTCCTGCTCACCGCGCGCCGACTCGCTCCCGGTGCTGTCGCGCCCCAGGTCAAGCGTCGGGCGTCGAAGAGCAGCTACGGCGACGCCGATGTAGAGCAGTGGACCCCCGGCGCCGTCGGGGATCGCGAGATCAACGACAAGAACCTCCGAAAGCGTGCCCGTGAGGCTGCCAAGGCAGCCGAGGGCGCGCGTCTTGCATCCGGTTCGCGCGAATCCGAGTCGTCTACGGAATAGACTGGAGCGCGTGCGTAAAACGTCCGCCGTTCTGGCCACTCTCAGCCTCGCCGTCCTCACCCTGACCGGATGCGCCGCGGGTCCGACGTTCGCGGGCGAGGTCTGCGACAGGGCCGCCCACGCAGGCTCCGTCGCGGACTCCGTGACCGTCGAGGGCGACCTCGGTGAAGCACCGGATGTCACGGTGTACACCCCGGTCAAGACCGATGAGACCGCGTTCGCGGACATCATCACGGGCGAGGGCGAGACGCTGACCTCGACAGTGCAGCCGATGGTGCTCGACATCGCCTTCTACGGCGGCGAGAGCGGCGAGAAACTCTACGAGTCGGAGTACAACGGCGACACGAGCCGCGTGCACAACATCTCATACTGGGCCCAGCGCTCTCCGGGCCTCGAGTCCGTGCTCAAGTGCGCCACCGGAGGCAGCCGCGTCGTGGCGGTGCTCACCCCCGAGGACTTCGGCGAGGCGAACGTCGAGGCCTTCGGCCTCGCCAAGGACGAGAACATCGTCGCCGTCGTCGACGTCCTCGACGTCTACCTCGCACACGCCGAAGGCGCATCGCAGTTCAACGACGCGCGCGGCCTGCCGACCGTCGTACGCGCACCCGACGGCACGCCGGGTGTCATCATTCCCGACAGTGCAGCTCCCGAGTCCGCCGTGACCCAGACCCTCATCAAGGGCGACGGCGCGAAGGTCGAGAAGGAATCGACCATCGTGACCAACATCATGGCGCTCGGCTGGGACGACAAGACCGTCACCTCGAGCACATGGGGCGCTGAGCCGAACATCGGCCCCGCCGCGAAGGAGCTCGTGGGTGCGACCGTCGGTTCTCAGCTGCTGGTCGTCGTGCCCGCGGCGGACGGCAACCCGGCGACGGTGATCGTCGTCGACATCCTGGGCATCGTTCCGGCGCCGGAGAACTGATGGCGGCCCGTATTCCCGCGGAGGAGCGTCTGACGAATCTCGTCGTGGCGCTCATGGCGACGGAGATCGGGCTCACCAAGCAGCAGATCCTCGACAATGTGTCGGGGTACCGTCAGCGAGCCGATGCCGGTGTGCGCTCGGATGCTCTCGAGAAGATGTTCGAGCGCGACAAGGACGAGCTGCGCACGCTCGGGGTCCCGGTCGAGACGATCGGCGATCAGGCCGACCCCAATGATCTCCGCGAGGCGCGATATCGCATTCCGCAGGCGGAATACGACCTGCCGAGCGACATCGAGTTCACCGCCGCCGAGCTCGCCGTGCTCCAGCTGGCCGGCAGTGTCTGGAGCGCGGAGTCCGCGTCGGGCGACGCCAAGGCAGGGGTGCGCAAGATCCGCGCGCTCGGGATCGACGGCGACGAGCCGATCATCGG of Microbacterium sp. LWH13-1.2 contains these proteins:
- a CDS encoding undecaprenyl-diphosphate phosphatase, which encodes MHLLEALILGIVQGLTEFLPISSSAHLRILGTFLPSGEDPGAAFTAITQIGTEAAVVVFFWRDIVRIIAQWFRSLTGRVPRSDPDARMGWMIIIGSIPIVVLGLLFQDQIETVFRSLWIVAIMLILFGILLGVADHVGAKRRKLDQLTYPHGIAYGFAQALALIPGVSRSGGTITMGLFLGYERAAAARYAFLLAIPAVFGSGFYQVFKSWDEPSFFSFGDTLAATGIAFVVALGVIAFFMNYISKRSFLPFVIYRILLGTVLLVLLGTGVIAA
- a CDS encoding PAC2 family protein, with the translated sequence MDVLGSRIVIVAFDGWNDAGEAASGAIAALRETTDYDLVHSIDPELYFDYQYTRPATKMDAEGRRQLTWPEAGLWRPRDPGPGPEFWVLTGVEPARTWQSFASEFIDIALRDDITGFVTLGAMLSDVPHTRPISIFASSQNEQVREAHGLERSLYEGPVGILSVIEHFAESAGIPTASLWASVPHYVASATPSPKVTLALLDRLEELTGVDVPRDHLRTEAAAWEASIDAAAADDEDMTEYIQQLERTRDTWDSPDASGDAIAQAFERYLKRRGDGPGDHKR
- a CDS encoding HAD family phosphatase yields the protein MDGTLVDTEPYWMAAETALVESFGGSWSHEDALQLVGNGLIDSAIILQNAGVDMDAEAIVALLTDGVQEALRTQGVPFRPGARELLQDLRSAGIPTGLVTMSLRRMALSVVDLIEFDAFDIVVAGDDVTNPKPHPEPYLHAAGLLEIDIADAVVIEDSPTGLRAGIASGAVALGVPHIVPLDHVGAHELWSTLEGRTAVDLIDLFDRKNSMTGATR
- a CDS encoding tRNA (adenine-N1)-methyltransferase, whose translation is MTTTTSPRPSGPFREGDRVQLTGPKGRLHTVTLREDGELHTHQGVLKHRDLIGLPDGSVVANSSGHDYLALRPLLRDFAMSMPRGAAIVYPKDAAQIVMQADIFPGAVVVEAGVGSGALSLSLLRAIGPAGRLVSFERREDFAQVARGNVETFFGATPDTWDVVVGDLAEALPGEFPAGSVDRVVLDMLAPWECMDVVADALTPGGVVLCYVATATQLSRVAEYIRSTGLFTDPEASETMVRGWHVEGLAVRPDHRMVAHTGFLLTARRLAPGAVAPQVKRRASKSSYGDADVEQWTPGAVGDREINDKNLRKRAREAAKAAEGARLASGSRESESSTE